A genomic window from Halorubrum lacusprofundi ATCC 49239 includes:
- a CDS encoding CPBP family intramembrane glutamic endopeptidase, producing the protein MTDDLPVPVDRLTHAASAVFALIFALVVASLISQLATSAAVGVGVVAPDTNAFTIVRTVANFVGFLPAVVGYLLITDQRDLVSVSLPSLREVGLIVGSAIVLYGLQIGILLTLREFGFRTGENPATIAAGDPVVYYAAMIVVSLLIVGPAEELLLRGVVQGGLRRSFDAAPAILIAALIFGALHGNVEGTAVEQVTYMGVTVVLGAILGVLYERTENVLVPGFAHGLYNAIIFAGYLWRVL; encoded by the coding sequence ATGACAGACGACCTCCCGGTCCCGGTTGATCGACTGACCCACGCCGCGAGCGCCGTCTTCGCACTCATTTTCGCGCTCGTCGTCGCTAGCCTCATCTCCCAACTGGCCACCTCAGCCGCGGTCGGCGTCGGCGTCGTCGCGCCCGACACGAACGCGTTCACGATCGTCCGGACCGTCGCCAATTTCGTGGGATTCCTCCCAGCCGTGGTCGGCTACCTCCTGATCACCGACCAGCGGGATCTCGTTTCGGTCTCTCTCCCGTCGCTCCGAGAAGTCGGACTCATCGTGGGTTCCGCGATCGTCCTCTACGGGCTCCAGATCGGGATCCTCCTCACGCTCCGCGAGTTCGGATTCCGGACCGGAGAGAATCCGGCGACGATCGCCGCCGGCGACCCGGTGGTTTACTACGCCGCGATGATCGTCGTCTCGCTTTTGATCGTGGGGCCCGCAGAGGAGCTGCTGCTTCGCGGCGTCGTCCAGGGTGGACTGCGGCGCTCATTCGACGCCGCGCCGGCGATCCTCATCGCGGCCCTCATATTCGGAGCGCTCCACGGGAACGTCGAGGGCACCGCCGTCGAACAGGTCACGTACATGGGCGTGACGGTGGTCCTCGGTGCGATCCTCGGCGTCCTCTACGAGCGGACGGAGAACGTGCTGGTCCCGGGGTTCGCACACGGGCTGTACAACGCGATCATCTTCGCGGGGTACCTCTGGCGCGTGCTGTGA
- a CDS encoding DNA double-strand break repair nuclease NurA, with product MTLDPIHVENIAQLAYGIAGDVDTTDHDDLAGRVWREWLPELRHDGRVVIEPVDEHERRRAPIDDAALTDRPFETVHGLDSGTINPTTFKNGLVVDVAHAAMASAPTDLDLHRDRTIVATVHAGDSTANFDGEWTSRDDGHTRQRVLHAPRVNRYAEGVVHALALYLAEGTHALDHADEVDDLLVLDGPIYPKELFTWDDRNPELGALAREAKPRAVVEKYVRLVERFVERDVPLAGFVKNPSSGTIVRALARKGVEPPWPDDTALFTRLLERREGDGEGGGSRPDRVDDELTFTTWFRSRGGADATMAADGDALGIERELDPELYEPTFMVVYDPRTDVTYKLEAPYAFARDPSIRERLTRQVLADVATTRGPPEAVAKADELARIAATEKIALRRKFEERFDSDQQATYDDRRWGKEPY from the coding sequence GTGACGCTCGATCCGATCCACGTCGAGAACATCGCGCAGCTCGCGTACGGTATCGCGGGCGACGTGGACACGACCGATCACGACGACCTCGCGGGACGGGTGTGGCGCGAGTGGCTCCCCGAACTCCGCCACGACGGGCGGGTCGTGATCGAACCCGTCGACGAGCACGAGCGCCGGCGGGCGCCGATCGACGACGCCGCCCTCACCGACCGCCCGTTCGAGACGGTCCACGGGCTCGACTCCGGCACGATCAACCCGACCACATTTAAAAACGGGCTCGTCGTCGACGTGGCCCACGCCGCGATGGCGAGCGCGCCGACAGACTTGGACCTCCACCGCGACCGAACGATCGTCGCGACGGTTCACGCCGGCGACTCGACCGCGAATTTCGACGGCGAGTGGACCTCGCGCGACGACGGCCACACCCGCCAGCGCGTGCTCCACGCGCCGCGGGTGAACCGGTACGCCGAGGGGGTCGTCCACGCGCTCGCCTTATACCTCGCCGAGGGGACCCACGCGCTCGACCACGCCGACGAGGTCGACGACCTGCTCGTGTTAGACGGCCCGATCTACCCGAAAGAGCTGTTCACGTGGGACGACCGGAACCCCGAACTGGGCGCGCTCGCCCGCGAGGCGAAGCCCCGCGCCGTAGTCGAGAAGTACGTCCGGCTGGTCGAGCGGTTCGTCGAGCGCGACGTGCCGCTGGCCGGGTTCGTGAAGAACCCCTCCAGCGGGACGATCGTTCGCGCGTTGGCTCGGAAGGGCGTCGAACCGCCGTGGCCCGACGACACGGCGCTTTTCACCCGGCTCTTGGAGCGGCGAGAGGGCGACGGGGAAGGCGGAGGCAGCCGACCCGACCGCGTCGACGACGAGCTCACCTTCACCACGTGGTTCCGCAGTCGGGGCGGCGCCGACGCGACGATGGCCGCCGACGGCGACGCGCTCGGCATCGAACGCGAGCTCGACCCGGAGCTGTACGAGCCGACGTTCATGGTCGTGTACGACCCCCGGACCGACGTGACCTACAAGCTGGAGGCGCCGTACGCGTTCGCCCGCGACCCGTCGATCCGCGAGCGGCTCACTCGACAGGTCCTCGCCGACGTGGCGACGACCCGGGGTCCGCCGGAGGCGGTCGCGAAGGCCGACGAGCTGGCGCGGATCGCGGCGACGGAAAAGATCGCGCTCCGCCGGAAGTTCGAGGAACGCTTCGACAGCGACCAGCAGGCGACCTACGACGATCGGCGGTGGGGGAAAGAGCCGTATTAA
- a CDS encoding methyl-accepting chemotaxis protein, producing MPASMWRGRHRNILLAILVQVPLLLALGLYEGTESVTGAEIPATPTWMLGGMIGAVVGTVALANWPRLGRRTRTVLAAFSVMTVSMALVKFSGGYIEAHFHFFVFLAVLAVYEDWLPFAVGMGYVAVGHGTFSLIDSSLVYNHPAAIANPIVWGGIHAVFVTALAAALMVNWYSIEKSREEAQRQLDLVAAQKAEIQDVEAAKAEAEARSAEVERLNRRLETTADDYSATMDRAADGDLTVRLDADSESEAMEQIGAGFNEMMDEIEATMGEIQSFAGEVSAASEKTVAGVDTAEARSEDVSRSVTEIAEGADDQREMLERVSGEMNTLSATIEEVASSTETVADAAQETASIADEGQDTAGEAIDSVGESRDAIGETAEKVKILDERMEDIGEIVDLIGDIAGQTNLLALNANIEAARAGGGGGGSGGSDGFAVVADEVKQLAEETQEAAQEIEELIAGTQAQTQAAVEGIRTAEAHMQGGAEAVRDAADAFAEVADNAGETDDGIREISKAADDQAASTEEAVSMVEEVAGISRSTADETDEVSEAADEQLAAMSQATAEADSLAEQAERLQALLRKFEVCGESPDDPSAPGARDVAVSDGGRAE from the coding sequence ATGCCGGCGTCGATGTGGCGCGGTCGCCACCGGAACATCCTGCTGGCGATCCTCGTGCAGGTGCCGCTGTTGCTCGCGTTAGGGCTCTACGAGGGGACGGAATCGGTCACGGGCGCGGAGATCCCCGCGACGCCGACGTGGATGCTCGGCGGCATGATCGGGGCCGTCGTCGGAACTGTGGCGCTGGCGAACTGGCCGCGACTCGGGCGCCGGACGCGGACCGTCCTCGCGGCGTTCAGCGTGATGACGGTGTCGATGGCGTTGGTCAAGTTCTCTGGGGGGTACATCGAGGCACACTTCCACTTTTTCGTGTTCCTCGCCGTGCTGGCGGTGTACGAGGACTGGCTGCCCTTCGCGGTGGGGATGGGGTACGTCGCGGTCGGGCACGGCACGTTCAGTCTGATCGACTCCAGTCTCGTCTACAACCACCCCGCCGCGATCGCGAACCCGATCGTCTGGGGCGGGATCCACGCGGTGTTCGTCACGGCGCTGGCCGCGGCGCTGATGGTCAACTGGTACTCCATCGAGAAATCGCGAGAGGAGGCACAACGGCAGCTCGACCTCGTCGCTGCGCAGAAAGCCGAGATCCAAGACGTCGAGGCGGCGAAAGCGGAGGCCGAGGCGCGCAGCGCAGAGGTCGAGCGATTGAACCGGCGCCTCGAAACGACGGCCGACGACTACAGCGCGACGATGGACCGCGCGGCCGACGGCGACCTCACAGTGCGGCTGGACGCTGACAGCGAGAGCGAGGCGATGGAACAGATCGGTGCCGGGTTCAACGAGATGATGGACGAGATTGAGGCGACGATGGGGGAGATCCAGTCGTTCGCCGGTGAGGTGTCCGCGGCCAGCGAGAAGACCGTCGCAGGCGTGGACACGGCCGAGGCTCGCAGCGAGGACGTGAGCCGATCGGTCACCGAGATAGCCGAGGGCGCCGACGACCAACGCGAGATGCTCGAACGGGTCTCCGGCGAGATGAACACCCTCTCGGCGACGATCGAGGAGGTCGCCTCCTCGACGGAGACCGTCGCGGACGCTGCCCAAGAGACCGCCTCGATCGCCGACGAGGGGCAGGACACCGCGGGCGAGGCGATCGACAGCGTCGGGGAGTCGCGGGACGCGATCGGCGAGACGGCAGAGAAGGTCAAGATTCTCGACGAGCGGATGGAGGATATCGGCGAGATCGTCGACCTCATCGGCGACATCGCCGGGCAGACCAACCTGCTCGCACTCAACGCGAACATCGAGGCGGCGCGGGCCGGCGGCGGTGGCGGCGGTAGCGGCGGAAGCGACGGGTTCGCAGTCGTCGCCGACGAGGTGAAACAGCTGGCCGAGGAGACCCAAGAGGCGGCCCAAGAGATCGAAGAGCTCATCGCCGGCACCCAGGCGCAGACGCAGGCGGCCGTCGAGGGAATCCGAACCGCCGAAGCGCACATGCAGGGCGGAGCCGAAGCCGTCAGAGACGCTGCCGACGCGTTCGCCGAGGTGGCGGACAACGCGGGAGAGACCGACGACGGGATCCGCGAGATCAGCAAGGCGGCCGACGATCAAGCCGCGAGCACAGAGGAGGCGGTGTCGATGGTCGAGGAGGTCGCGGGGATCAGCCGGTCGACCGCCGACGAGACCGACGAGGTCAGCGAGGCGGCCGACGAACAGCTCGCCGCGATGTCGCAGGCGACCGCCGAGGCCGACTCGCTCGCCGAGCAGGCCGAGCGGCTGCAGGCGCTGCTCCGGAAGTTCGAGGTTTGCGGGGAGTCACCCGACGACCCGTCGGCGCCGGGAGCGCGCGACGTTGCCGTGAGCGACGGCGGGAGAGCGGAGTAA
- a CDS encoding DUF2240 family protein yields the protein MSLEAAVAMPFKQRATEQLGEGEFVVALSLDRDWFSPDQAKRLVDVAVGRGLVTEEDGDLVAKFDPADVTVPEDFTPDESILREQSTFETALDAIVAAGVEKQRAVAGINERQRALAVSIEAAAVLFAKEHGAAVDHLAADVREKLAAAGDAAGDADGEGDTGADATTGAAEAE from the coding sequence ATGAGCCTTGAGGCCGCCGTCGCCATGCCCTTCAAACAGCGGGCGACGGAGCAGTTGGGTGAGGGGGAGTTCGTCGTCGCGCTGTCGCTCGATCGGGACTGGTTCTCCCCGGATCAGGCGAAGCGGCTCGTCGACGTCGCGGTCGGTCGCGGGCTGGTCACCGAGGAGGACGGCGATCTCGTCGCGAAGTTCGACCCCGCCGACGTGACTGTCCCCGAGGACTTCACGCCCGACGAGTCGATCCTCCGCGAACAGTCCACCTTCGAGACGGCGCTCGACGCGATCGTCGCTGCCGGCGTTGAGAAACAGCGCGCGGTCGCCGGTATCAACGAGCGCCAGCGAGCCCTCGCGGTCAGCATCGAGGCGGCCGCGGTCCTCTTCGCGAAGGAGCACGGTGCCGCTGTCGACCACCTCGCCGCCGACGTTCGCGAGAAGCTGGCCGCCGCCGGCGACGCAGCCGGCGACGCGGACGGCGAGGGAGACACCGGGGCCGACGCGACGACAGGCGCCGCGGAGGCGGAGTGA
- a CDS encoding aldo/keto reductase yields the protein METRPLGDTGHDSTVMTFGAIALNWLEQEGANQLVEHVLDYGVNHFDVAPTYGDAELKLGPKLRQHREEIFLGCKTQERTYEGAWRKLDQSLNRLGVDTIDLYQVHGLEYDEELDEITGDDGALAAFREAKEQGLIDHMGLTSHGDPGLILDALDRIDDLESVMFPLNPVVAGKDDDEYDYEAVLARADEKNVGTLGIKAFAGGSWPPTDELPEADRPFANWYRPVTAPDEIRERFDFAAAQGLTSVINAGDPKLVTMILEAAADYDGMDEVAQRSLIERVRHDDSPVPEQLHH from the coding sequence ATGGAGACTCGCCCGCTCGGCGACACCGGCCACGACAGCACCGTCATGACGTTCGGCGCGATCGCGCTCAACTGGCTCGAACAGGAGGGCGCGAACCAACTGGTCGAACACGTCCTCGACTACGGCGTCAACCACTTCGACGTGGCGCCGACGTACGGCGACGCGGAGCTGAAGCTCGGACCGAAGCTCCGCCAACACCGCGAGGAGATCTTCCTCGGCTGTAAGACCCAAGAGCGAACCTACGAGGGCGCGTGGCGCAAGCTCGACCAATCGCTGAACCGGCTCGGCGTCGACACGATCGACCTGTATCAGGTGCACGGGCTCGAGTACGACGAGGAGCTGGACGAGATCACGGGCGACGACGGGGCGCTCGCGGCGTTTCGCGAGGCCAAAGAGCAGGGGCTGATCGACCACATGGGCCTGACGAGTCACGGCGACCCGGGGCTCATCCTCGATGCGCTCGACCGTATCGACGACCTCGAGTCGGTGATGTTCCCCCTGAATCCCGTCGTCGCCGGGAAGGACGACGACGAGTACGACTACGAAGCGGTCCTCGCCCGCGCCGACGAGAAGAACGTCGGCACGCTGGGGATCAAGGCGTTCGCCGGCGGCTCGTGGCCCCCGACCGACGAGCTTCCCGAGGCGGACCGACCGTTCGCGAACTGGTACCGACCGGTCACCGCGCCCGACGAGATCCGCGAGCGGTTCGACTTCGCCGCCGCACAGGGACTCACCAGCGTCATCAACGCCGGCGATCCGAAGCTCGTCACCATGATCCTCGAAGCCGCCGCCGACTACGATGGAATGGACGAGGTCGCCCAACGGTCCCTGATCGAGCGGGTGCGCCACGACGACAGTCCGGTTCCCGAACAGCTGCACCACTGA
- a CDS encoding class I SAM-dependent methyltransferase — protein sequence MDVPHTVTAALDDRSVAGKRCLEAGAGAGNATAGLLANGADRVYAVTNDRDHARTTRRRVDDDGDDGDDDGDDGDGDRLAVLEADLRATPLPADSVDVITAHGLCNVLDPAALAAIAEEFSRVAAPGAQLVVDDYDPLPDGAAVRELFAVENAASELARGRPALTFYPAAFLRRFFAGHGWEFERERTLLEPVPWTESHVSAHADRAASMAAECPGETSDALSATARRLAAEIGSESVGRMYGLAFRLPE from the coding sequence ATGGACGTTCCGCACACCGTCACGGCCGCGCTCGACGATCGGTCGGTGGCCGGGAAGCGGTGTCTGGAAGCCGGTGCGGGTGCCGGGAACGCGACCGCCGGACTGCTCGCGAACGGCGCCGATCGGGTGTACGCCGTGACGAACGACCGGGATCACGCGCGGACGACGCGACGGCGCGTTGACGACGACGGTGACGATGGGGACGACGACGGTGACGACGGCGACGGCGACCGCTTGGCGGTGCTGGAGGCGGACCTCCGAGCGACTCCCCTTCCCGCCGACTCAGTCGACGTGATCACCGCGCACGGACTCTGTAACGTCCTCGATCCCGCGGCGCTGGCGGCGATCGCCGAGGAGTTCTCGCGGGTCGCGGCCCCGGGCGCGCAGCTCGTCGTCGACGACTACGACCCGTTGCCCGACGGTGCCGCGGTCAGAGAGCTGTTCGCCGTCGAAAACGCCGCGTCGGAACTGGCCCGCGGCCGCCCGGCGCTCACCTTCTACCCGGCGGCGTTCTTGCGGCGGTTCTTCGCGGGCCACGGCTGGGAGTTCGAGCGGGAGCGGACGCTGCTGGAGCCGGTCCCGTGGACCGAGAGCCACGTCTCCGCACATGCCGACCGAGCGGCCTCCATGGCCGCGGAATGCCCTGGTGAAACGAGCGACGCGCTGTCGGCGACCGCCCGTCGGCTCGCGGCCGAGATCGGGTCGGAATCGGTCGGACGGATGTACGGTCTCGCGTTTCGTCTCCCGGAGTGA
- a CDS encoding cation:proton antiporter, whose protein sequence is MADILLVVGVTLLVAFVFGEALERVGEPALVGEIIAGLVLGPSIIGLIDYDETFAVFGIIGAMLLFFDIGYEHLDLTELLSVGSAAVSIALFGMIIPAGTGLALGLAFDYSVTESAFLALALSVTSIAVTARTLLDLHQLDSRVGHRVVGAAVVDDIVGLVAFALLLLAVSGGGTIEAVTTLGQVIGFFALAVIARFAVIQQLSSLLARSRQIEADILALFGVVFLVSFSAEAVGLDVTLGALMIGLLVGEDERLSRLEVREGIAGIAYGMFIPLFFAGVGAQIDLRVLTTLDTFVIAVVTFGLAAKFVGGFIGNLIAGGDVHESAAIGVGMTPKAGVELAIISAALAEGLISIRLFSAIAALVLVSVLISPSLLQAVLNRTNSPE, encoded by the coding sequence ATGGCGGATATACTGCTAGTGGTCGGCGTGACGTTGCTGGTCGCGTTTGTCTTCGGTGAGGCCCTCGAACGGGTTGGTGAACCTGCTCTCGTCGGTGAGATCATCGCAGGACTGGTTCTCGGGCCGTCCATCATTGGTCTCATTGACTACGATGAGACATTCGCTGTGTTCGGGATCATCGGCGCAATGCTCCTCTTTTTCGATATCGGCTACGAGCATCTCGACCTTACAGAACTCCTGTCAGTCGGTTCTGCCGCCGTCAGTATCGCGCTGTTTGGGATGATAATACCCGCGGGCACCGGTCTCGCACTCGGCCTCGCGTTCGACTACAGCGTCACCGAGAGTGCTTTCCTGGCACTCGCGCTCTCGGTGACTTCTATCGCCGTAACCGCTCGAACGTTACTTGACCTACACCAGCTCGATTCGCGTGTCGGGCATCGTGTTGTCGGGGCCGCAGTCGTGGACGACATCGTCGGTCTCGTCGCGTTCGCACTGCTCTTGCTCGCAGTCTCCGGGGGCGGTACCATCGAGGCCGTGACGACTCTCGGACAAGTGATCGGGTTCTTTGCCCTCGCCGTGATCGCTCGGTTCGCCGTTATCCAACAACTGTCGTCACTTCTGGCGCGTTCACGGCAGATAGAAGCAGATATACTGGCCCTCTTTGGTGTGGTATTCCTCGTTAGTTTCAGTGCTGAGGCGGTCGGTCTCGATGTTACCCTCGGGGCACTCATGATCGGTCTGCTTGTGGGTGAAGATGAGCGTCTCTCGCGGTTGGAAGTCCGTGAGGGTATCGCCGGTATCGCGTACGGGATGTTTATTCCACTTTTTTTCGCAGGCGTGGGAGCGCAGATCGATCTTCGTGTCCTGACCACGCTTGACACATTCGTCATCGCCGTCGTTACTTTCGGTCTAGCGGCGAAGTTTGTCGGCGGGTTTATCGGCAACCTGATAGCGGGCGGAGATGTCCACGAGTCCGCCGCGATCGGCGTCGGTATGACTCCAAAGGCGGGAGTCGAACTGGCGATCATCAGTGCCGCTCTCGCAGAAGGACTCATCTCAATACGGCTGTTCTCGGCCATTGCAGCGCTCGTACTGGTGTCTGTGTTGATCTCTCCATCTCTTCTTCAAGCTGTGTTGAACCGGACGAACAGTCCCGAGTGA
- a CDS encoding Na+/H+ antiporter NhaC family protein: protein MARSFTPTTYEDLDPDRRPSLAAALIPVLAVVAFLGIGSAVLGLDPHPPLLWSIAFVGGFGLWLGYDWEELFDGIANGLVMGLQALLIIFTIYGLIATWVSAGTIPGLMYYGLEILSPTTFLPAAAVVAAVVAFAIGSSWTTVGTLGVAFVGIGAGLGVPAPMTVGAVLSGAYAGDKQSPLSDTTNLAAGVTNTDLYTHIRRMRTGTAVAFGLAVLGFLALGLRASGEIPVGRIADIQGALGGTYAITLLAFIPLVVTFGLALRGYAALPTLVAGVFAGAITTILVQGSGFVAAWNTFMYGTAPESGSDLVNELLATGGLTGSAWTITVVVAALALGGILERTGVLAVIAHSFTSSVKSPGALVAGTGVSAIVINALTAQQYMSIVLPSVTLRNTYDEFGLDSDQLSRAVEAAGTPTGALFPWHAGAVYMAGVTGVPTLEYAPYYLFAFLSPLVLFVMAATGYSLNVTPAADRAPAADEPAVATDDD from the coding sequence ATGGCACGCTCGTTCACGCCCACAACGTACGAGGACCTCGATCCGGATCGCCGCCCGAGTCTCGCGGCGGCGCTGATCCCGGTCCTCGCCGTCGTGGCGTTCCTTGGTATCGGCTCGGCCGTCCTCGGACTGGACCCGCACCCCCCGCTTCTCTGGAGCATCGCCTTCGTCGGCGGGTTCGGCCTGTGGCTCGGCTACGACTGGGAGGAACTGTTCGACGGAATCGCCAACGGGCTCGTGATGGGGCTACAGGCGCTTCTCATCATCTTCACGATCTACGGGCTCATCGCGACGTGGGTCAGCGCCGGCACGATTCCGGGACTGATGTACTACGGGCTGGAGATTCTCTCGCCGACGACGTTCCTGCCGGCGGCCGCGGTCGTCGCCGCCGTCGTCGCGTTCGCCATCGGTTCCTCGTGGACCACGGTCGGCACCCTCGGTGTCGCCTTCGTCGGCATCGGTGCGGGGCTCGGCGTTCCCGCCCCGATGACGGTCGGCGCCGTCCTCTCGGGTGCGTACGCCGGTGACAAGCAGTCGCCGCTCTCCGACACGACGAACCTCGCAGCCGGCGTCACCAACACCGATCTGTACACGCACATTCGCCGGATGCGGACCGGTACCGCCGTCGCCTTCGGGCTCGCGGTGCTCGGCTTCCTCGCGCTCGGACTCCGCGCCAGTGGGGAGATCCCGGTGGGTCGGATCGCCGATATCCAGGGCGCGCTCGGCGGGACGTACGCAATCACGCTGCTCGCATTTATCCCACTCGTGGTTACCTTCGGACTGGCGCTGCGCGGGTACGCCGCGTTGCCGACCCTCGTCGCCGGCGTGTTCGCCGGCGCGATCACGACGATTCTCGTGCAGGGGTCCGGTTTCGTCGCCGCGTGGAACACCTTCATGTACGGCACCGCGCCGGAGTCTGGGTCCGATCTGGTGAACGAACTGCTCGCGACGGGCGGGCTCACCGGCTCTGCATGGACGATCACGGTCGTCGTCGCCGCGCTCGCGCTCGGTGGTATCTTGGAGCGGACCGGCGTGCTGGCGGTGATCGCCCACTCGTTCACCTCGTCCGTGAAGAGCCCGGGTGCGCTCGTCGCCGGGACCGGCGTCTCGGCGATCGTCATCAACGCGCTCACCGCCCAGCAGTACATGAGTATCGTCCTCCCGAGCGTCACCCTTCGGAACACCTACGACGAGTTCGGACTCGACAGCGACCAACTCTCCCGTGCGGTCGAGGCCGCCGGGACGCCGACCGGCGCGCTGTTCCCGTGGCACGCGGGCGCCGTCTACATGGCGGGTGTCACCGGAGTTCCGACCCTAGAGTACGCCCCGTACTACCTGTTCGCGTTCCTGTCGCCCCTCGTGCTGTTCGTCATGGCGGCGACCGGCTACTCGCTGAACGTGACGCCGGCCGCGGACCGGGCGCCCGCCGCCGACGAACCGGCCGTGGCGACCGACGACGACTGA
- a CDS encoding NOG1 family protein, with the protein MIFEGLPTTPRSEELVDKAFSRAARAGRAKHGHEAQESMLRTAGNVLSDNLENVVVSWPDFGFDVEPFYYELADAIVDVDRLRQALSQVMWASRQIEDLRDEYTTKIRNSDVDTARKHRKQAFARMADVMDQIEDDLRYIGDSRDQLKVLPDIRPDEPAIVIAGYPNVGKSSFVNRVTRASNQIAEYPFTTKGVQIGHFERDHVRYQIVDTPGLLDRPEDERNDIERQAVSALEHLADVVVFVLDPSGDCGYPLNVQLELREEVRELFGEAVPFLTVANKHDRFEAVQAESVDATMSVTEDENVEDVLDMAVEAAAFEPDLPTRDGEE; encoded by the coding sequence ATGATATTTGAGGGCCTCCCGACGACCCCCCGCTCGGAGGAACTCGTCGACAAGGCATTCTCGCGGGCGGCGCGCGCGGGGCGCGCCAAACACGGGCACGAGGCGCAGGAGTCGATGCTGCGGACGGCCGGCAACGTGCTCTCGGACAACTTGGAGAACGTCGTGGTGTCGTGGCCGGACTTCGGCTTCGACGTGGAGCCGTTCTACTACGAGCTCGCCGACGCCATCGTCGACGTCGACCGGCTCCGGCAGGCGCTCTCACAGGTGATGTGGGCCAGCCGGCAGATCGAGGACCTTCGCGACGAGTATACGACGAAGATCCGGAACTCGGACGTCGACACCGCGCGGAAACACCGCAAGCAGGCGTTCGCGCGCATGGCCGACGTGATGGACCAGATCGAAGACGATCTGCGGTACATCGGCGACTCCCGGGACCAGCTGAAAGTGCTCCCGGACATCCGACCAGACGAACCCGCCATCGTGATCGCGGGCTACCCCAACGTGGGCAAGTCGTCGTTCGTCAACCGGGTCACCCGCGCGTCGAACCAGATCGCGGAGTACCCGTTCACCACGAAAGGCGTCCAGATCGGGCACTTCGAGCGCGACCACGTCCGGTACCAGATCGTCGACACCCCCGGCCTGCTCGACCGGCCGGAAGACGAGCGCAACGACATCGAGCGGCAGGCGGTCAGCGCCCTCGAACACCTCGCGGACGTTGTCGTGTTCGTGCTCGACCCCTCCGGCGACTGCGGCTACCCCCTCAATGTCCAGCTCGAACTCCGCGAGGAGGTCCGCGAGCTGTTCGGCGAGGCCGTCCCGTTCCTCACGGTGGCGAACAAACACGACCGCTTCGAGGCGGTACAGGCGGAATCGGTCGACGCGACGATGAGCGTCACCGAAGACGAGAACGTCGAAGACGTGCTCGACATGGCCGTCGAGGCGGCCGCGTTCGAGCCCGACCTCCCGACCCGCGACGGCGAGGAGTGA
- a CDS encoding SIMPL domain-containing protein has protein sequence MNRKLATAVGVALLVALAGCSGLVGSTGTAGVDTGDKSTLDRNIEVTASGEATAEPDRATIQVAVTATGNDSAAVRDELAAGDEAVRAALTDWGLDEDDIRTDQYDVRESYETRENPERTEYQGVHRYAIALDDVDAVGEVIDVAIDAGADEVQRIEFGLSEEREREVRETAIENAMANAEGDATVLADSSGLELAGAYSVSTANAGVTPYRVSDAAVMAESDGAGAATGIETGDVSVRVSVNVIYAAEQA, from the coding sequence ATGAACAGGAAACTGGCAACTGCCGTGGGCGTCGCGCTGCTCGTCGCGCTCGCGGGCTGTTCGGGACTCGTCGGGTCGACCGGAACCGCCGGCGTCGATACGGGCGACAAATCGACGCTCGACAGGAACATCGAGGTGACCGCGAGCGGCGAGGCCACGGCCGAGCCGGACCGCGCGACGATCCAGGTCGCGGTGACCGCGACCGGCAACGACTCCGCAGCCGTTCGCGACGAACTCGCCGCCGGCGATGAGGCGGTCCGCGCGGCACTCACCGACTGGGGGCTCGACGAGGACGACATTCGGACCGATCAGTACGACGTCCGAGAATCCTACGAGACGCGCGAGAATCCCGAGCGGACGGAGTATCAAGGCGTTCACCGCTACGCGATCGCGCTTGACGACGTGGACGCGGTCGGCGAGGTCATCGACGTGGCGATCGACGCCGGCGCCGACGAGGTCCAGCGGATCGAGTTCGGGCTCAGCGAGGAACGCGAGCGCGAGGTCCGCGAGACCGCCATCGAGAACGCGATGGCGAACGCCGAGGGCGACGCCACCGTCCTCGCGGACTCCAGCGGGCTGGAGTTGGCCGGCGCCTACAGCGTTTCCACCGCCAACGCGGGCGTGACGCCGTATCGGGTGTCCGACGCCGCCGTGATGGCCGAGAGCGACGGTGCGGGCGCCGCCACCGGCATCGAGACCGGCGACGTGAGCGTGCGGGTCAGCGTCAACGTCATCTACGCCGCCGAACAGGCCTGA